DNA sequence from the Brevundimonas sp. NIBR10 genome:
GCCTGAAGCCATGCCCGATCTCGACATGACCCCCTACGCCGCCTTTGTCTGGCCCGCCTGGGGCATCAGCGCCCTGGTTCTCGCCGGCCTGGTCGCCCGCGTCGCCGTCGCCGCGCGGCGCTGGAAGGCCGAACTTCGCACGCTCGACAAAGAGGACAGTGAGTCGTGAACCGCTGGCTTGCCATCGTTCCGCTGGTCGTGCTGGTCGCCCTGACCGCCCTGTTCATCGGCTGGTCGCTGAAGCGCGATCCCGCCTACAAGCCCGACGCCGCCGTCGGCCAGACGGTGCCCGAGACCGTCCTGCCGATTCTCGCCGACGGCGTGGCGGGGCCTCAGAACGTGGACATCCGCACCGCCGGGGTCGGACGGCCGATGATCGTCAACCTGTTCGCGTCCTGGTGCGCGCCGTGCCGGATCGAGCATCCCCGGCTGCTGGCGCTGAAGGCGCGCGGCATCGCCGTCGTCGGCGTCGCCTACAAGGACGAGCCCGAAGCGACCCAGGCCTTCCTCGACGAACTGGGCGATCCCTATTCGATGGTCCTGGTCGATCGCGAGGGCCGGGCCGGTCTCGATCTCGGCGTCTCCGGCGTGCCGGAAAGCTTCGCGGTGGACGCCATGGGG
Encoded proteins:
- the ccmD gene encoding heme exporter protein CcmD; the encoded protein is MPDLDMTPYAAFVWPAWGISALVLAGLVARVAVAARRWKAELRTLDKEDSES
- a CDS encoding DsbE family thiol:disulfide interchange protein; its protein translation is MNRWLAIVPLVVLVALTALFIGWSLKRDPAYKPDAAVGQTVPETVLPILADGVAGPQNVDIRTAGVGRPMIVNLFASWCAPCRIEHPRLLALKARGIAVVGVAYKDEPEATQAFLDELGDPYSMVLVDREGRAGLDLGVSGVPESFAVDAMGRVVAKSSGPLLTDADVDRLVAALVAPPRLPPTATERSRPAE